TGGCGCTGCATCTGCCGACCCAGCGGGCCGGCATCCTGGCCTATGCCCTCGCCCTGACCGGCTTCGCAAGCGCGAGCGCCGGCAGCGCACTCGCCCTCGTCGGGCGTCACCTGTTCGATCGGATCGAGGTCGGCCCCCGCTGGCGGCGATCCGGTTGAACCCGGCGCGTCCGCGGGAAAGCGACATCATAATCCTTTGCCATGCGACCGGCATTCCGGTCGTCGCTCAGGCCACCGTTGGCGGTGCGTCGTGGTGGTGGTCTTCGCCGAGCACGACGGCAAGGCTGCCGAGGATAATGAGCACGCCGCCCGCGGCCAGCGCTGCGGTCAGGCGGTCACCGAACAGCGCGACGCCGATGATCGCGCCCATCAGCGGTTCGATGTTGATGAACACGCCCGCGCTGGCGCTGCCGACCCGCGAGGAGCCATATTGCCATGCCGCCGTGGCGAGCATCGTCGAGAGCAGCCCCTGCCCGACGATGCCGGCCCAGGCGCCGACGCTGAGGTCGAGGCGCGGCGCGCCGTGCATCGCGAGCGAGATCGGCAGGATCGCGAGCGCGGCGACGATCACCGTCACCGCCGGCATCGCGAGCGGCGCGCGCACCGTCGGCGCGCCCTTCAGCGCATAGAACCAGCCGAGGAACAGCAGCAGCGAGGCGAGGGAGAGCAGCACGCCCGCGAGCGACCCCGCGCCGCCCGGATCGCCCGCGATCAGCACCGCGCCCAGCGTCGCGGCCGCGACGCCGGCCCAGCTTTTCGCGGTCGTCCGCTCGCCGAGCAGGCGCGCCGATACCGCGATCAGCGCGGGCATCGCGCCGACCAGCAGCGCGGCGAGCGTCACGCTGACCCGTGCCAGGCCTTCGAACTGGACGAGGAAGCCGAGCGCGTAGAGCGATCCGGCAAGGAGGACCGCGGGCGAGGCGAACAGCGCCCGCGCCTCGCGCCCCAGCACGAACGGCAGGGCGGCGACCGCGGCGACGGCGAAGCGCAGCAGCACCATGTGCGCGGGCGTCGTCTCGCGCAGCGCGAGCTTGCCGAGCGGAAAGCCGAGGCCCCAGCATATCCCCGCAAGGATCAGGGCGAGGAAGGCGTTGCGCCGGATCGTGCGGCGCGCGGATACCGTCATGGAAAGGGGCTCCGTTATCTCGCGTTTGTCCGCCGCCCGAAGCGCCGGGGGCCTTGCGTCGTCGTGCACTGTCGCACGGAAGCGGGACCCCGGGTCAAGCCCGGGGTGACGGGGCACCGCTCGCTGGAGCCCGCGACAGGGGATCGAGGCCGCCCGCGACGGCGGCTTTACCCGGCCCACGCATTTCTTGTGCCCGGCACGGGCATGGGGCACCTACACCGCGGTGATGACCGAATCGGCCCGTTTCCGCATGCCCCCGTTCGGGGTCCAGGTGTTCGTCGGCATGGGCGTCGGCCTGATGCTCGGCTTCGTCGCGCGCAGCACCGGGGTCGCCGGGCTGGCGGAGGGGCTGCGCATCGTCGGCGACCTGTTCGTGCAATTGCTGAAGGCGCTGGTCATCCCGCTCGTCTTCACCGCGATCGTCGCATCGATCGCGGCGCTGCGCGATCTCAACAATGCCGCGCGGCTGGTCGCGGGCACGTTCGTCTGGTTCGCGATCAGCGCGCTGATCGCGGTCAGCATCGGGCTGGCGCTCGGCGCCCTGCTGCAGCCGGGCGTCCATGCCGGGGTCAGCGCGGCAAGCGCGGTGCGGCCCGATACGGCGGGCTCGTGGCTCGATTTCCTGCGCGGGCTGGTGCCGGTCAACATTCTGGGATTGGAGGCGTCGACCAGTCTGAAGGATGGCGCGGCAACGACCAAACTGTCGTTCAACGTGCTGCAGCTGATCGTCGCCGCGGTCGCGATCGGCGTCGCGGCGGTGCGCGTCGGCGAGGCGGGGGCGCCGTTCCTCGCCTTCAACGCGTCGGCGCTGGCGATCTTCCGCCGCATCCTGCGCTGGGTGGTGCGGCTGACCCCCATTGGCACCGGCGCGCTGCTCGGCAGCGCGGTCGTGCGCTACGGCTGGCAGTCGCTGTCCGCGCTCGGCACCTTTGCGATCGCCGTCTACATCGGCTTGGCGCTGGTGCTGTTCGTCGTCTACCCGCTGCTGATGCTGGCGAACGGGATCAGTCCGCGGCGCTTCTTCGCCGCCGCCTGGCCCGCGATCCAGCTCGGCTTCGTCTCGCGCTCGTCGATCGCGACCCTGCCGGTCACCGAAGAGGTGGTCGAACAGCGCCTTGGCGTGCCGCGCAGCTACGCGGCCTTTGCCGTGCCCTTCGCCGCGACGACGAAGATGGACGGATGCGCCGCCATCTATCCGGCGATCGCGGCTTTGTTCGTCGCGCAATATTACGGCATCCCGCTGCACGGCGTCGATTACCTGCTGATCGTGATGGTGTCGGTGCTCGGCTCGGCGGCGACCGCGGGGCTGACCGGCGCGCTGGTCATGCTGACGCTGACGCTGTCGACGCTCGGTTTGCCGCTGGAGGGCGCGGGCCTGTTGCTCGCGATCGACCCGATCCTCGACATGGGGCGCACGGCGGTCAATGTCGCGGGCCAGGCGCTGATCCCGACGATCGTCGCCAAGCGGCAGGGGATGCTGGGCGAGACGCAGGGCGGCGCGCTCGCCGCCGCCTAGCCCGTGCCGATCAGGCTGTGGCGAGCGGCGCGAAGCGGGCGACCTGGCGGCCGATCAGCCGCAGTTGCTCGAGCACCGCGGGGTCGCTGGCGCCGCCCTGATCGTCGAACTTGGTCACCTGCGTGTTGATCGCGGCGGCGAACGGCGTCGGCCAGCCGCGCAGCGCGTGGACGATCGAGCGCAGCGCCGCGATCGTCGATCCCGTCGCCTGCCAGCCATAAGCGGTCGCGATCAGCCCGACGGGCATGTCGGCGAGGTACGGCCGCGCATCCTTCGCCGTCTCCTCGAGCAGGTCGAGCGCGTTCTTGACGACGCCGCTGATCGACCCGTGATAGCCGGGACTCGCGATGATCACCGCCGACGCGCGCCGCACCGCGGCGACGAATGCCTGCTCGTCATCGGTCCGCGTATGCGCGCGCGGGTCGTAGAGCGGCAGCCGCGCCATGTCGGCGCCGCCGAACATCTGCGTCGCGAACCCCTGTTCCGCCGCGGCGTCGAGCGCGATGCGCAGCGCGCGCTCGGTCGACGAGACGCCGCCGATGGTGCCGCCGATGCCGACGACGAGCGGGGGAGGGGATGCGGTCATGGCCGCGAGCGATAGCGTGCGTCGTCCCCCTGCGCCAGCACGCGTCGGTGCCGTGCGGCGATGCCGGTCCCGATGCTGGCCATCCGCCTTGCGACACGGTAAATGGCGCGGATCGGCGCGAAAGACTTGCCTCCAGCCGCTTTAGGATAGTAATACACCCCATGGCTGACCGCTGGGACGAGCCGATGCGTCACGATTCCATCGACACTCACCGCCTTGGCCCGATCGGGCGGCGTTACGCGCTCGACGACGAGGCGCCGGCGGCCGACGTGCACGACCGCTATGCGGATCGCTTCGCCGATTTCCATGACGATGCGCCCGCCGACGACGTCGCGCCGCGCCGCCGCTTGCCGGTCGGCCGCTGGATCGTGCGCGGGCTCGGCGCGCTGATCGTGCTGTTCGTCATCGCGGTCGGCTGGCTCGCCTTCACCGCGCCCTTGTCGAAGTCGCTGCAGCCGCCGACGCCGCCCTCGATCACGCTGACCGCGGACGACGGCACGCCGATCGCGCGGCGCGGCGCGGTCATCGGCGCGCCGGTCGACGCGGCGAAGCTGCCGAAACACGTCACGCAGGCGTTCCTCGCGATCGAGGATCGGCGCTT
This portion of the Sphingomonas sp. FARSPH genome encodes:
- a CDS encoding DMT family transporter; this translates as MTVSARRTIRRNAFLALILAGICWGLGFPLGKLALRETTPAHMVLLRFAVAAVAALPFVLGREARALFASPAVLLAGSLYALGFLVQFEGLARVSVTLAALLVGAMPALIAVSARLLGERTTAKSWAGVAAATLGAVLIAGDPGGAGSLAGVLLSLASLLLFLGWFYALKGAPTVRAPLAMPAVTVIVAALAILPISLAMHGAPRLDLSVGAWAGIVGQGLLSTMLATAAWQYGSSRVGSASAGVFINIEPLMGAIIGVALFGDRLTAALAAGGVLIILGSLAVVLGEDHHHDAPPTVA
- a CDS encoding dicarboxylate/amino acid:cation symporter, yielding MTESARFRMPPFGVQVFVGMGVGLMLGFVARSTGVAGLAEGLRIVGDLFVQLLKALVIPLVFTAIVASIAALRDLNNAARLVAGTFVWFAISALIAVSIGLALGALLQPGVHAGVSAASAVRPDTAGSWLDFLRGLVPVNILGLEASTSLKDGAATTKLSFNVLQLIVAAVAIGVAAVRVGEAGAPFLAFNASALAIFRRILRWVVRLTPIGTGALLGSAVVRYGWQSLSALGTFAIAVYIGLALVLFVVYPLLMLANGISPRRFFAAAWPAIQLGFVSRSSIATLPVTEEVVEQRLGVPRSYAAFAVPFAATTKMDGCAAIYPAIAALFVAQYYGIPLHGVDYLLIVMVSVLGSAATAGLTGALVMLTLTLSTLGLPLEGAGLLLAIDPILDMGRTAVNVAGQALIPTIVAKRQGMLGETQGGALAAA
- a CDS encoding NADPH-dependent FMN reductase, with amino-acid sequence MTASPPPLVVGIGGTIGGVSSTERALRIALDAAAEQGFATQMFGGADMARLPLYDPRAHTRTDDEQAFVAAVRRASAVIIASPGYHGSISGVVKNALDLLEETAKDARPYLADMPVGLIATAYGWQATGSTIAALRSIVHALRGWPTPFAAAINTQVTKFDDQGGASDPAVLEQLRLIGRQVARFAPLATA